A genomic window from Desulfatibacillum aliphaticivorans DSM 15576 includes:
- the lspA gene encoding signal peptidase II, translating to MENMALKKWLRFIAVVLPIVIADQAVKLAVLARIQYADSVEMIPGFFYLTHLYNTGGAFGLGADAASWVRILLFLGVSSIAAIIVLVLYKKTPYESRWFSLALCCIFAGATGNLIDRLFRDGKVVDFLEFYIPVVPMNLFNPWPPFNIADMAISIGVAVLMLYFLTGKDPL from the coding sequence ATGGAAAACATGGCCTTGAAAAAATGGCTGCGGTTCATCGCCGTGGTCTTGCCTATTGTGATTGCGGACCAGGCCGTCAAGCTGGCGGTCCTGGCCCGCATTCAATACGCCGACAGCGTGGAGATGATCCCGGGCTTTTTCTACCTGACCCACTTGTACAACACGGGCGGGGCCTTTGGCCTGGGAGCGGACGCGGCCTCGTGGGTTCGCATCCTGCTTTTTCTGGGCGTGTCCAGCATCGCCGCAATCATCGTGCTTGTGCTCTACAAAAAGACGCCTTATGAAAGCCGATGGTTTTCCCTGGCTTTGTGCTGCATTTTCGCCGGGGCCACGGGCAATCTCATAGACCGGCTTTTCAGGGACGGCAAGGTGGTGGACTTTCTGGAGTTTTACATTCCCGTGGTCCCCATGAACCTGTTTAATCCCTGGCCGCCGTTCAACATAGCCGATATGGCCATTTCCATTGGAGTGGCCGTCCTTATGCTGTATTTTCTCACGGGCAAGGATCCCTTGTGA
- the lgt gene encoding prolipoprotein diacylglyceryl transferase gives MHPVLIQIGPLTLHSYGFMIAVGFLLGMFLASREARLQNEDPERIMDLCFYLVLIGALASRVPYVIFNWHEFAGNPLDILKIWKGGLVFYGGFIGALGVFAYFVKKYSMEAWKTIDILAPSVALGHAFGRIGCFCAGCCYGRPTDLPWAVTFTNQQCLAPLNTPLHPTQLYSSLGLFCIFGFLFFIVRPRKTFHGQVFWIYILVYAIFRFCIEFLRGDDRGAYFLGLLSPSQTAAVVLVALAVVFLLKLRKRKIA, from the coding sequence ATGCATCCTGTTCTGATTCAAATCGGACCGCTTACGCTTCATTCCTATGGATTCATGATAGCCGTGGGGTTTTTGCTGGGCATGTTTCTGGCCTCCAGGGAAGCCCGGCTGCAAAATGAGGACCCTGAGCGCATTATGGACCTGTGCTTTTATTTGGTCCTCATCGGCGCCCTGGCTTCCCGGGTTCCTTACGTTATATTCAATTGGCATGAGTTCGCCGGCAATCCCCTGGACATCCTGAAAATCTGGAAGGGCGGCCTGGTCTTTTACGGCGGGTTCATCGGCGCCTTGGGCGTGTTCGCCTATTTTGTCAAAAAGTACTCCATGGAGGCCTGGAAGACCATCGACATCCTGGCGCCTTCCGTAGCCTTGGGACACGCCTTCGGCCGCATTGGCTGCTTTTGCGCCGGATGCTGCTACGGCAGGCCCACCGACCTGCCCTGGGCCGTGACCTTCACCAACCAGCAATGCCTGGCGCCCTTGAACACGCCCTTGCATCCCACACAACTGTATTCGTCCCTGGGTTTGTTCTGCATCTTCGGGTTTTTGTTTTTCATTGTCAGGCCGCGCAAGACCTTCCACGGGCAGGTCTTTTGGATTTACATCCTGGTTTATGCCATTTTCAGGTTCTGCATTGAGTTTCTGCGCGGAGACGACCGGGGGGCGTATTTTCTGGGGCTGCTTTCGCCGTCTCAGACTGCGGCTGTGGTCCTGGTCGCCCTGGCCGTCGTCTTTTTGCTGAAACTCCGAAAACGGAAGATCGCCTGA
- the holA gene encoding DNA polymerase III subunit delta — MEINHANLDSILQPKDGFAPVYLIYGDEMLYKEAFAKLLDAMVPKEQQGLNYDPLDGRDAPASSVTASLQTYPMFPGTKVTAWLDSKVFYSQKQTAALLEKAEDVFKSKGVERAARFILDYLSIRKIGLADLNQADPIASLNLPEDHKGLTGDWLEEILAHCIDEGKKVPEYLDEGELIIQVLEKGCADNHLIITADLADKRKKLFKYINEHGVVVDCSVPKGNVQADKQAQAQALTVQMNKVLDARGKSMEPRAFSMIQDRIGADLRTFTNTLEKLASYVGDRPVITARDVEAVVSRTKEDPIFAFTNALASKNAQESLALLDRLLAGDFHPLAVAAASANHLRRFLAIKNFLAGPFGNRWNKGMNFNAFKSTVMPAIEDHDARTQAVLDAWEDQLKVEEKEEPGKKPKKTKKAAKKLTTDLFVAPKGRNAYPIYLAFKESENFTMDELTNAMDLLIQADRDIKRHPPHYDKMIMEKVILGICAR; from the coding sequence ATGGAGATTAACCACGCCAACCTGGATTCCATTTTACAGCCAAAGGACGGCTTCGCCCCGGTTTACCTGATTTACGGGGACGAAATGCTGTATAAGGAGGCCTTTGCAAAACTCCTGGACGCCATGGTCCCCAAGGAGCAGCAGGGGCTTAACTACGATCCTTTGGACGGCAGGGACGCCCCGGCTTCGTCCGTCACGGCCAGCCTGCAAACCTATCCCATGTTTCCGGGAACCAAGGTTACGGCCTGGCTGGACTCCAAGGTGTTTTACTCCCAAAAGCAAACCGCAGCCTTGCTGGAAAAAGCCGAGGACGTTTTTAAGAGTAAAGGCGTGGAGCGGGCCGCCCGATTCATCCTGGACTATTTAAGCATCCGCAAGATCGGCTTGGCGGACCTCAACCAGGCCGACCCCATAGCCAGCCTGAACCTGCCCGAGGATCACAAGGGCCTGACCGGAGACTGGCTGGAGGAAATTCTGGCCCATTGCATTGACGAAGGCAAAAAGGTCCCCGAATACCTGGATGAAGGCGAGTTGATCATCCAGGTGCTTGAGAAGGGGTGCGCGGACAATCATCTGATCATCACGGCCGACCTGGCCGACAAGCGCAAAAAGCTCTTCAAGTACATCAATGAGCACGGCGTGGTGGTGGATTGCTCCGTGCCCAAGGGCAACGTCCAGGCGGATAAGCAGGCCCAGGCCCAGGCGCTGACCGTGCAGATGAACAAGGTGCTGGACGCCCGCGGCAAATCCATGGAGCCCCGGGCTTTTTCCATGATCCAGGATCGCATTGGCGCGGACCTGCGCACCTTCACCAATACCCTGGAGAAACTGGCTTCCTACGTAGGCGATCGTCCCGTCATTACGGCGCGTGACGTGGAGGCCGTTGTCTCCCGCACCAAGGAAGACCCCATCTTCGCGTTCACCAACGCCCTGGCTTCCAAAAACGCCCAGGAATCCCTGGCTCTACTGGATCGCCTCCTTGCCGGGGACTTTCATCCTCTGGCCGTGGCGGCCGCCAGCGCCAACCACCTGCGCCGGTTTTTGGCCATCAAGAATTTTTTGGCGGGACCCTTTGGAAACCGGTGGAATAAGGGCATGAATTTCAACGCCTTTAAAAGCACGGTTATGCCGGCCATCGAGGATCACGACGCCCGCACCCAGGCGGTTTTGGACGCGTGGGAGGATCAGTTAAAGGTGGAGGAAAAGGAAGAGCCGGGCAAGAAACCCAAGAAAACCAAAAAAGCCGCCAAAAAGCTCACCACGGACCTGTTTGTGGCCCCTAAAGGCCGCAATGCCTATCCCATCTATCTGGCTTTCAAAGAGTCGGAAAACTTTACCATGGACGAACTGACCAACGCCATGGATCTCCTGATCCAGGCGGACCGGGACATCAAACGCCACCCCCCGCATTACGATAAAATGATCATGGAAAAGGTCATCCTGGGCATCTGCGCCCGCTGA
- a CDS encoding prephenate dehydrogenase/arogenate dehydrogenase family protein has product MQNSKLIQEVDVEIPGFTTIGIIGGAGQMGQWFKEYFESLGHTVLISGRKTELTWQDLAEQCQVVIISLPLDVSIDMAHQVGPLMNKDQLLMDMCSMKHDICQAMKESTQAQVIGTHPLFGPSTAGMAGQNVIVCPMGEGPWLPWLESQLEAKGAVVTITDGYTHDRNMAVVQALTHFMTISFGETLLQLGVDPKEIRPYATPIFRLKLGLLGRMFAQDTELYRNLICKNPMASEVLDQFLSSANEVKNNICHDPEIMTAIDAFLGTFPEQGMIESDACLETLAKFKERAM; this is encoded by the coding sequence TTGCAAAACAGTAAACTGATTCAAGAGGTGGATGTGGAAATACCGGGGTTTACGACCATAGGCATTATTGGAGGCGCCGGCCAGATGGGCCAGTGGTTCAAGGAATATTTTGAAAGTCTGGGCCATACGGTCCTGATTTCGGGAAGAAAAACCGAATTGACCTGGCAGGACCTGGCCGAACAATGCCAAGTCGTAATCATCAGCCTTCCCCTGGACGTCTCCATTGACATGGCCCATCAAGTCGGCCCCCTCATGAACAAAGACCAACTCCTCATGGACATGTGCTCCATGAAGCACGATATTTGCCAGGCCATGAAGGAATCCACCCAGGCCCAGGTCATCGGAACCCATCCTCTGTTCGGCCCAAGCACGGCGGGCATGGCCGGCCAGAACGTCATTGTATGCCCCATGGGTGAAGGCCCCTGGCTCCCTTGGCTGGAAAGCCAGTTGGAAGCCAAAGGCGCCGTGGTGACCATCACGGACGGCTACACCCATGACCGCAACATGGCGGTCGTCCAGGCCCTGACCCATTTCATGACCATCTCCTTTGGCGAAACCCTGTTGCAGCTTGGGGTGGATCCCAAGGAAATCCGGCCGTACGCTACGCCTATCTTCCGTTTGAAACTGGGGCTTTTAGGCCGCATGTTCGCTCAGGACACGGAGCTTTACCGGAACCTCATCTGCAAAAACCCCATGGCGTCCGAGGTCCTGGACCAGTTTCTTTCCTCCGCCAATGAGGTGAAGAATAATATCTGCCATGACCCGGAAATCATGACCGCCATCGACGCGTTTTTGGGAACCTTCCCGGAGCAAGGCATGATCGAAAGCGACGCCTGCCTGGAGACCTTGGCCAAATTCAAGGAACGGGCGATGTAA
- the aroC gene encoding chorismate synthase: protein MSGNTFGKAFRVTTWGESHGPAIGAVVDGCPPGIPLTEEAVQIMMDRRKPGSSAASTTRKEEDLVHILSGVFEGLTTGTPISLMIKNKDAKSSSYDQFKNLFRPGHGDLSYQRKYGIRDYKGGGRASARETAGRVAAGAVAGLLLERVGIKTFAYTLELGSVRAKNIDPEAVSQNHFACPDMEAAEKMEARVNEVRKDGDSLGGIVQVQAAGVPAGLGEPVFDKLDAQIAKAMMSIGAVKGVEIGAGFEAARLTGSVNNDPILEDGFETNNAGGTLSGVSSGQDIVVRVAVKPIPSISVPQQTIDLDGKAETIQVGGRHDISAIPRVNVVCEAMLNLVLADFVLRQAQVRALELFAKQ from the coding sequence ATGTCAGGTAACACCTTTGGAAAAGCCTTTCGCGTCACCACTTGGGGAGAATCTCACGGACCCGCTATCGGAGCAGTTGTGGACGGCTGCCCTCCGGGAATTCCCCTGACCGAGGAAGCCGTCCAGATTATGATGGACCGGCGCAAGCCAGGCTCTTCCGCGGCCAGCACCACCCGGAAGGAAGAGGATCTTGTGCACATTCTTTCCGGCGTATTTGAAGGACTCACCACGGGCACGCCCATCAGCCTGATGATCAAAAACAAGGACGCCAAGTCGTCCTCGTACGATCAGTTCAAAAACCTGTTCCGGCCGGGGCACGGAGATCTTTCGTACCAAAGAAAATACGGAATCCGGGATTACAAAGGCGGAGGAAGGGCGTCGGCCCGGGAGACCGCAGGCAGGGTGGCGGCAGGCGCCGTGGCCGGTTTGCTTTTGGAACGGGTCGGAATCAAGACCTTTGCTTACACCCTGGAGCTTGGCAGCGTAAGGGCGAAAAACATTGACCCGGAAGCCGTCTCCCAAAACCATTTCGCCTGCCCGGACATGGAAGCGGCGGAAAAAATGGAGGCCCGGGTGAACGAAGTCCGCAAGGACGGAGACTCTTTGGGCGGAATTGTGCAGGTGCAGGCCGCAGGCGTTCCGGCCGGGCTTGGGGAGCCCGTGTTTGACAAGCTGGACGCGCAGATCGCCAAGGCCATGATGAGCATCGGCGCGGTCAAGGGCGTGGAGATCGGCGCGGGCTTTGAGGCGGCGCGGCTGACCGGGTCGGTCAATAACGATCCCATTTTGGAAGACGGATTTGAAACCAATAACGCGGGCGGAACCCTATCCGGCGTTTCCAGCGGTCAGGATATTGTGGTTCGGGTGGCAGTCAAGCCCATTCCGTCCATCAGCGTTCCCCAGCAGACCATTGATCTGGACGGCAAGGCGGAAACCATCCAGGTTGGAGGCCGGCACGACATCTCGGCCATCCCCAGGGTGAACGTGGTGTGCGAGGCCATGCTGAATCTGGTATTGGCCGACTTTGTATTGAGGCAGGCCCAGGTTAGGGCCTTGGAGTTGTTTGCAAAACAGTAA
- a CDS encoding shikimate kinase has protein sequence MKNIYLIGYRATGKTTVGKALAAAMGRPFVDADEMLEREQGRTIAEIVEAGGWEEFRRLEKELLKRLSGLDRHIIAPGGGAILDPGNVQAMQGSGLVVWLTADPKVICNRLAGDDKTETQRPALTDQGVLDEINTVLEQRIPLYKKAAMLTVSTEGIGVDEICRRIVDLAAGRDSD, from the coding sequence ATGAAAAACATCTATCTTATAGGATACCGGGCCACGGGCAAAACAACCGTGGGCAAGGCGTTGGCCGCAGCCATGGGCCGCCCCTTTGTGGACGCGGACGAAATGCTGGAGCGGGAGCAGGGCCGAACCATTGCGGAAATCGTGGAGGCCGGAGGCTGGGAGGAGTTCCGCAGGCTGGAAAAGGAACTGCTGAAACGCCTGTCCGGCCTGGACCGGCATATCATTGCGCCCGGCGGCGGCGCCATCCTGGACCCCGGCAATGTGCAGGCCATGCAAGGCAGCGGTTTGGTGGTCTGGCTGACCGCAGATCCGAAAGTTATTTGCAATCGCCTTGCCGGTGATGATAAGACGGAGACTCAACGTCCCGCCCTAACGGATCAAGGCGTCCTGGACGAAATCAACACCGTGCTTGAACAACGCATACCATTGTATAAAAAGGCGGCCATGCTGACAGTCTCCACGGAAGGGATCGGCGTGGACGAAATTTGCCGCAGGATTGTGGATTTGGCCGCCGGTCGGGACTCAGACTAA
- a CDS encoding RHS repeat domain-containing protein codes for MALTYDAMGNILTKSVGTDLLTYSYEMNGSISTQRLSSVAYGSNPAKSFVHDANGNMTQGWDFSDPANPVQRSIQYNADDKPISITRGLDTTLFTYDANGDRAIKEIAGGDITYYVSGGYEVTNGVSVKYISGGGLSIAKIEDGVTSYQHSDHLGSSTVVTNESGQEIEKSDYRPFGEERNHWGVTNDKHRYTGQEKDFSTGLYNYNARLYDPILGRFTSADIFVPDPLDPQSYNRFAYCRNNPLSYTDPSGHFIVEMIVGAVIGALIGGATEAILGGDILQGMVTGAISGAIFFGVGELGLTGLEQITAHALGGALSGGISSAISGGDIGLGMLTGAIAAGVGEFVGSSGLIHDDFCSQLIGRSVVGAVTGGVASTICGQDFFDGFMQGAKTAAIGFLCNHMLHDAGRFVGASQGEAATQWYAEKYNETGNPIYLVGGTVAALWTPETYADTAMTLFGGAVGGKVLGALGKMGSKAAKFTKVSRWGREGLEDGDFVMKGGKNALNYIKSGKWQKGMGNTRASYSSGSEYMVPTNSLKPPSQAATATFWDKGLFGHIKSAMGQRSYRP; via the coding sequence ATGGCTCTCACTTACGACGCCATGGGCAATATTCTCACCAAGTCCGTAGGCACGGATCTTTTAACTTACAGCTATGAAATGAATGGGTCCATCAGCACCCAACGGCTCAGTTCAGTTGCCTACGGAAGCAATCCCGCCAAATCTTTCGTCCATGACGCCAACGGCAACATGACGCAAGGTTGGGATTTTTCCGATCCCGCCAACCCTGTTCAACGCAGCATTCAGTATAATGCCGACGACAAACCCATTTCCATCACCAGGGGATTGGATACGACCCTTTTCACCTATGACGCCAACGGAGACCGGGCAATCAAGGAAATCGCAGGCGGCGACATTACCTATTACGTATCCGGAGGGTATGAGGTCACCAACGGCGTTTCCGTTAAATATATTTCGGGCGGCGGGCTAAGCATTGCCAAAATCGAAGATGGGGTAACTTCCTATCAGCACTCGGATCACCTGGGAAGCTCCACCGTCGTCACCAATGAATCCGGCCAGGAAATCGAGAAATCCGACTATCGGCCTTTTGGGGAAGAACGGAACCATTGGGGCGTCACCAATGACAAGCACCGCTATACCGGCCAGGAAAAGGATTTTTCCACGGGCCTGTATAACTATAATGCCAGGCTGTACGATCCCATATTAGGAAGGTTTACTTCCGCGGATATATTCGTCCCCGACCCATTGGACCCTCAAAGCTATAACCGGTTCGCGTATTGCCGGAACAATCCTTTATCCTATACCGACCCAAGCGGTCATTTTATTGTGGAAATGATTGTCGGCGCCGTTATAGGCGCCTTGATTGGCGGCGCGACGGAGGCAATACTTGGAGGGGACATCCTCCAGGGCATGGTAACCGGGGCCATATCAGGGGCTATATTCTTCGGGGTCGGAGAGTTGGGCCTAACCGGGCTTGAGCAGATAACGGCCCACGCCTTGGGAGGGGCGCTATCCGGGGGGATAAGCAGCGCCATATCAGGCGGGGATATAGGCCTGGGCATGCTGACCGGCGCCATTGCCGCCGGGGTGGGGGAGTTTGTAGGGAGCTCTGGATTAATCCACGATGACTTCTGCAGCCAGCTAATCGGAAGAAGCGTTGTCGGCGCCGTGACCGGCGGTGTTGCGTCCACCATTTGCGGCCAGGATTTCTTTGACGGCTTTATGCAGGGCGCCAAAACCGCGGCCATTGGTTTTTTATGCAATCATATGTTGCACGACGCAGGCAGGTTTGTCGGCGCCTCGCAGGGTGAAGCAGCTACTCAATGGTATGCTGAAAAATATAATGAAACCGGCAATCCAATATACCTTGTCGGGGGAACCGTAGCAGCCCTCTGGACTCCGGAAACCTATGCAGACACCGCCATGACTCTGTTTGGAGGCGCGGTTGGCGGGAAAGTTTTGGGTGCTTTAGGGAAGATGGGGTCTAAAGCTGCAAAATTTACCAAGGTTTCTCGTTGGGGTAGAGAAGGGCTTGAAGATGGCGATTTTGTAATGAAGGGTGGTAAAAATGCATTAAATTATATAAAATCTGGAAAATGGCAAAAGGGCATGGGAAATACGCGTGCCTCATATAGCTCAGGAAGTGAGTATATGGTTCCTACCAACAGCCTCAAGCCTCCTAGCCAAGCGGCAACTGCGACATTTTGGGATAAGGGGTTATTTGGGCACATTAAAAGTGCAATGGGGCAACGCAGCTATAGACCATAG
- a CDS encoding polymorphic toxin-type HINT domain-containing protein: MDLKFEDEQGREEIITATVEHPFWVQGQGWVGASDLVPEDQIFTSHNQWLTLISATLTPELETVYNFEVDQIHNYFVGQSGAWVHNMSEAIKFTSAMKSGAKRIASGRNIRKIQVLVEKFGGKANGWRKMKTWDHLGREIHYYEHHGIGRVGMKFKGQMDPF; the protein is encoded by the coding sequence ATTGACTTGAAATTCGAAGATGAGCAGGGACGGGAAGAGATCATCACCGCCACGGTGGAACATCCCTTCTGGGTGCAAGGACAGGGATGGGTTGGGGCCTCAGATCTCGTTCCCGAGGATCAAATCTTTACTTCCCATAACCAATGGCTTACACTGATATCAGCTACCCTAACGCCTGAACTGGAAACGGTCTATAACTTTGAAGTGGATCAAATCCACAACTACTTTGTGGGCCAGTCCGGTGCCTGGGTGCATAATATGAGTGAGGCCATTAAGTTTACCAGCGCCATGAAGTCAGGAGCAAAAAGGATTGCTTCCGGAAGAAATATAAGAAAAATTCAAGTGCTCGTTGAAAAGTTTGGTGGGAAAGCCAATGGTTGGCGTAAGATGAAAACATGGGATCATTTAGGGCGGGAGATACACTATTATGAACACCATGGAATCGGCAGAGTTGGGATGAAATTTAAAGGTCAAATGGATCCATTCTAA
- the aroA gene encoding 3-phosphoshikimate 1-carboxyvinyltransferase: MESQITIRPMGKTELTAMVPGSKSYTHRMLICAALADGLSQVKNGLVSEDTLLTMNALNKMGVSVRREGGGFWVNGSGGSLDRYEDPIHLGNSGTTLRLMCAVAAMGVGTYTLTGTERMQQRPILDLAQALEQLGVPVETTNGCPPIKIQGTAVKGGKVSINCGVSSQYLSALLLIAPYTQDGMEITVTEGPVSKPYIDMTVSVMKAMGVEIKRDGHTWFSVPGQSQYQAGEYMVEADASGASYFWGAAAITGATIRVAGTHSASCQGDSRFAYILKSMGCRLDETNEGLAVAGRDLKGITVDMGNMPDVAPTLAVVAAFAKGETRIENVGHLKAKESDRITAVITELKKMGVQASCTDDSMTIIGGKPQGAVIDTYDDHRIAMSFAVAGLLTPGVIIKNPSCVDKSFPNFWEEWEKLY; this comes from the coding sequence ATGGAGTCTCAAATAACAATCCGGCCCATGGGCAAAACCGAACTGACAGCCATGGTTCCGGGGTCCAAAAGCTACACCCATCGCATGCTGATATGCGCGGCCCTTGCGGACGGCCTTTCCCAGGTGAAAAACGGCCTGGTAAGCGAAGACACACTCCTGACCATGAACGCCCTGAACAAAATGGGCGTGAGCGTACGCCGCGAGGGAGGCGGTTTTTGGGTGAACGGTTCCGGCGGCAGCCTGGACAGGTATGAAGATCCCATCCATCTTGGCAATTCCGGCACTACCCTGCGCCTCATGTGCGCCGTGGCGGCCATGGGCGTGGGAACCTACACCCTGACCGGGACGGAACGCATGCAGCAGCGGCCCATCCTGGACCTGGCCCAGGCTCTGGAGCAGCTTGGCGTTCCGGTGGAGACCACGAACGGCTGCCCTCCCATCAAAATCCAGGGCACAGCCGTCAAGGGGGGAAAGGTTTCCATCAATTGCGGCGTGTCCAGCCAATATCTTTCGGCCCTGCTGCTTATTGCGCCCTACACCCAAGACGGCATGGAAATCACCGTCACGGAAGGCCCGGTTTCCAAACCCTATATTGACATGACCGTATCGGTCATGAAAGCCATGGGCGTGGAAATTAAGCGAGACGGCCATACCTGGTTTTCCGTTCCCGGCCAATCCCAATATCAGGCGGGGGAATATATGGTGGAAGCCGACGCCTCGGGCGCCAGCTATTTCTGGGGAGCGGCGGCTATTACCGGCGCCACGATCAGAGTGGCCGGAACCCATTCGGCCTCGTGCCAGGGGGACAGCCGTTTCGCCTACATCCTGAAATCCATGGGATGCCGCCTGGACGAAACCAATGAGGGGCTGGCAGTCGCCGGCCGCGACCTCAAGGGAATCACCGTGGACATGGGCAATATGCCGGACGTGGCCCCTACCCTGGCCGTGGTCGCCGCCTTCGCCAAAGGGGAAACCCGGATTGAAAACGTGGGGCATCTAAAAGCCAAGGAAAGCGATAGGATCACCGCCGTAATCACGGAGCTTAAAAAAATGGGCGTCCAGGCCTCGTGCACGGACGACAGCATGACCATCATCGGCGGCAAGCCGCAGGGCGCGGTTATTGACACTTACGACGACCACCGCATTGCCATGAGCTTTGCCGTCGCCGGGCTATTAACTCCGGGCGTGATCATCAAAAATCCGTCCTGCGTGGATAAGTCATTCCCCAATTTTTGGGAGGAATGGGAAAAATTGTACTAA
- a CDS encoding shikimate dehydrogenase, which translates to MTVEINSLTRLYAVFGDPVAHSLSPAMHNRAFTHIGENAAYMAFRVTDVQGAVRAIRAFDIGGASVTIPHKVSVMEHLDEVDETARAMGAVNTIINDQGRLIGKNSDCLGAVKAIQEKTPVKDKDVVVIGAGGAARAVIYGLKQEGARVTIVNRTMEKGARLAEELGVDFQPMEDLGKLNCRIAVNATSVGMVPNVQDSPAPASFFNKDMVAMDIVYRPLLTRFLSDARNAGCTIVDGIAMFVYQGASQFEWWTGKEAPVAQMRETVETILGQR; encoded by the coding sequence ATGACCGTGGAAATCAATTCCCTGACCCGGTTGTACGCCGTGTTCGGCGATCCCGTGGCCCACAGCCTGAGCCCGGCCATGCACAACCGGGCCTTTACGCACATCGGCGAAAATGCGGCGTACATGGCTTTTCGCGTCACAGACGTCCAAGGGGCGGTCCGGGCTATCCGCGCCTTTGACATAGGCGGCGCCAGCGTGACCATTCCTCACAAGGTTTCGGTCATGGAGCACCTGGACGAGGTGGACGAAACGGCCCGGGCCATGGGCGCGGTCAACACCATCATCAATGACCAGGGACGTTTGATCGGAAAGAACTCCGACTGCCTGGGCGCGGTCAAGGCGATCCAGGAAAAAACGCCGGTTAAGGATAAAGACGTGGTGGTCATCGGCGCAGGAGGCGCGGCGCGCGCCGTCATCTACGGCTTAAAGCAGGAAGGCGCCAGGGTGACCATTGTCAATCGCACCATGGAAAAAGGGGCCAGGCTGGCTGAAGAGCTTGGCGTTGATTTCCAGCCTATGGAGGATTTGGGCAAGCTGAATTGCCGCATTGCGGTCAACGCCACTTCGGTGGGAATGGTCCCCAATGTGCAAGACAGCCCGGCGCCCGCATCCTTTTTTAATAAAGACATGGTAGCCATGGATATTGTGTACCGGCCTTTGCTGACCCGTTTTTTGTCCGACGCAAGGAACGCCGGATGCACAATAGTGGACGGAATCGCCATGTTCGTGTATCAGGGGGCCTCGCAATTCGAATGGTGGACCGGCAAGGAAGCGCCCGTCGCTCAAATGCGTGAAACCGTGGAAACAATCTTAGGCCAGAGGTAA
- the pheA gene encoding prephenate dehydratase, producing the protein MKPSNKNGLPELEPLRQAINETDQKILALVNERLDIAQKIGAIKQGKGLPVVDFSRERAVLNKLQELNEGPMPDETLLLLYTEIIAASRRIQQPLEVGYLGPKATFTHMAAMKHFGRSTNFTPLATISDVFEEVDKRRRPFGVVPVENSMEGAVNLTLDLFQESDVRICGEIYLPIRHDLLSAEDSLDQIMVVFSHPQAIAQCRKWLGKNLPGILQNQCSSTSEAARMAVNTPGGAAIASSEAAITYELNTLADNIQDSTTNITRFLVIGRDKVQPTGRDKTSLLFAIPHIPGALHSVLQPISEEGLNMVKLESRPSKSASWHYLFFVDLEGHMKDEPVKKVVDKMRSLCSFVKWMGSYPVGDRP; encoded by the coding sequence ATGAAACCATCCAATAAAAACGGCCTCCCCGAATTGGAACCCTTAAGGCAGGCTATCAACGAAACGGATCAAAAGATCCTGGCTTTGGTCAACGAACGCCTGGACATCGCCCAGAAAATCGGCGCGATCAAACAGGGCAAGGGCCTGCCGGTGGTGGATTTCTCCCGGGAACGGGCGGTGCTGAACAAGCTGCAGGAGTTGAACGAAGGCCCCATGCCGGACGAAACCCTGCTGCTTTTGTATACGGAAATCATCGCCGCGTCCCGCAGGATCCAGCAGCCCCTGGAAGTGGGCTACCTGGGCCCCAAGGCGACCTTCACCCACATGGCGGCCATGAAGCATTTCGGCCGGTCCACCAATTTTACGCCCCTGGCAACCATCTCGGACGTGTTCGAGGAAGTGGACAAAAGGCGGAGGCCTTTCGGCGTGGTCCCGGTGGAAAACTCCATGGAAGGCGCCGTAAACCTGACCTTGGACCTGTTTCAGGAAAGCGACGTGAGGATTTGCGGAGAAATTTATCTGCCCATCCGCCACGACCTGCTGTCCGCGGAGGACTCCCTGGACCAGATCATGGTGGTTTTCTCCCATCCCCAGGCCATCGCCCAATGCCGCAAGTGGCTGGGCAAAAACCTGCCGGGAATCCTGCAGAATCAGTGCTCCAGCACGTCCGAGGCGGCGCGCATGGCGGTCAACACCCCGGGCGGCGCGGCCATCGCCAGCTCGGAGGCGGCCATCACGTACGAGCTGAACACCCTGGCGGACAACATCCAGGATTCCACGACCAACATCACCCGGTTTTTGGTCATCGGCAGGGACAAGGTCCAGCCCACAGGGCGGGATAAAACCTCCCTGCTCTTCGCCATTCCCCATATCCCGGGCGCTTTGCACAGCGTGTTGCAGCCCATTTCGGAAGAAGGGCTGAACATGGTCAAGCTGGAATCGCGGCCGTCCAAGAGCGCAAGCTGGCATTACCTCTTTTTCGTGGATCTGGAAGGGCATATGAAAGACGAGCCTGTCAAAAAAGTGGTGGATAAAATGCGTTCCCTGTGCTCCTTTGTAAAATGGATGGGCTCCTACCCGGTGGGAGACAGGCCATGA